One Luteimonas sp. MC1825 DNA segment encodes these proteins:
- the glmM gene encoding phosphoglucosamine mutase: MNIANTPVPDVATAGSKRRWFGTDGIRGRVGEGPISADFVLRLGNAYGHALVAAVKAGDEWRKPLVLIGKDTRISNYMFEAALEAGLVAAGVDVQLMGPMPTPAVAHLTHAMRADGGIVISASHNPHHDNGIKFFSAQGEKLDDATELAIEASLEQPFQTVASDLLGRALRTRDAVGRYLEACKGTVPRSFDLDGMRIVVDCAHGATYQVGPMVLRELGARVEVIGAEPNGLNINDGVGSTHPQALVERVRASGAELGIAFDGDGDRVLFVDDAGTIRDGDDLVYLLACDWQRTGRLRGPVVGTLMTNYALEQALAARGIAFMRSKVGDRHVHQALVEHGGILGGEASGHLMCLDRTTTGDGIVSALQVLEVLARTGVSLRDVLRDLQKAPQQTINVRCGNGARPAEAASVQLALAEAQQAVAGRGRAFLRPSGTEPVVRVTVEADDEALVRATVERLAEAVRAAA, encoded by the coding sequence ATGAACATCGCGAACACACCCGTGCCCGACGTCGCCACGGCCGGCAGCAAGCGCCGCTGGTTCGGTACCGACGGCATCCGCGGCCGCGTGGGCGAGGGCCCGATCTCGGCCGACTTCGTGCTCCGCCTCGGCAACGCGTATGGCCACGCGCTGGTCGCCGCGGTCAAGGCCGGCGACGAGTGGCGCAAGCCGCTGGTGCTGATCGGCAAGGACACGCGGATCTCGAACTACATGTTCGAGGCGGCGCTGGAGGCCGGCCTGGTCGCCGCGGGCGTCGACGTGCAGCTGATGGGCCCGATGCCCACGCCGGCGGTGGCGCACCTCACGCATGCCATGCGCGCCGACGGCGGCATCGTGATCTCCGCATCGCACAACCCGCACCACGACAACGGCATCAAGTTCTTCTCCGCGCAGGGTGAGAAGCTCGACGACGCCACCGAACTCGCGATCGAGGCCTCCCTGGAGCAACCGTTCCAGACCGTGGCCTCGGACCTGCTGGGCAGGGCGCTGCGCACCCGCGATGCCGTGGGCCGCTACCTCGAGGCCTGCAAGGGCACCGTGCCGCGCAGCTTCGACCTGGATGGCATGCGCATCGTGGTCGACTGCGCGCATGGCGCGACCTACCAGGTCGGGCCGATGGTGCTGCGCGAGCTCGGCGCGCGCGTCGAGGTGATCGGTGCCGAGCCCAACGGCCTGAACATCAACGACGGGGTCGGCTCCACGCATCCGCAGGCCCTGGTGGAACGCGTGCGCGCCAGTGGCGCCGAACTCGGCATCGCCTTCGACGGTGATGGCGACCGCGTGCTGTTCGTGGACGACGCCGGCACCATCCGCGACGGCGACGACCTCGTCTACCTGCTGGCCTGCGACTGGCAGCGCACAGGCCGTCTGCGCGGCCCGGTGGTCGGCACGCTGATGACCAACTACGCGCTGGAGCAGGCGCTGGCCGCGCGCGGCATTGCATTCATGCGCAGCAAGGTCGGCGACCGCCACGTGCACCAGGCGCTGGTCGAGCACGGCGGCATCCTCGGCGGCGAGGCTTCCGGCCACCTGATGTGCCTGGACCGAACCACCACCGGCGACGGCATCGTCAGCGCCCTGCAGGTACTGGAAGTGCTGGCGCGCACCGGCGTGTCGCTGCGCGATGTCCTGCGCGATCTGCAGAAGGCGCCGCAGCAGACCATCAACGTGCGCTGCGGCAACGGTGCCAGGCCGGCTGAAGCGGCCAGTGTGCAGCTCGCGTTGGCCGAGGCCCAGCAGGCCGTGGCCGGGCGGGGCAGGGCGTTCCTGCGGCCGTCGGGCACCGAGCCGGTGGTCCGGGTGACCGTCGAGGCCGATGACGAGGCGCTGGTGCGGGCCACCGTCGAGCGCCTCGCCGAGGCCGTGCGCGCCGCCGCCTGA
- the accD gene encoding acetyl-CoA carboxylase, carboxyltransferase subunit beta, whose product MSWLKKLTPARIRTDSGPARKRSVPEGLWEKCDSCGAVLYRPELEENLEVCPKCAHHMAIRARARLAALLDAGSGREIGAALGPVDVLRFRDQKKYSERIKAAQKATGERDALVAFEGTLKGHAIVASAFDFAFMGGSMGSVVGERFALAAERALAIGSPFVNFSASGGARMQESLYSLLQMAKTSAALGRLRAAGLPYISVMTHPTTGGVSASFAMLGDINLAEPKALIGFAGPRVIEQTVRETLPEGFQRSEFLLEHGAIDQICDRRELRDRIAALVALMMRYPQAADEDTRTA is encoded by the coding sequence ATGTCCTGGCTGAAGAAACTCACGCCCGCCCGCATCCGCACCGACAGCGGTCCGGCGCGCAAGCGCAGCGTCCCGGAAGGGCTGTGGGAAAAATGCGACAGCTGCGGCGCCGTGCTGTACCGCCCCGAACTCGAGGAAAACCTCGAGGTCTGCCCGAAGTGCGCCCACCACATGGCGATCCGCGCCCGCGCGCGCCTGGCCGCGTTGCTCGATGCCGGCAGCGGCCGCGAGATCGGTGCAGCGCTCGGCCCGGTCGACGTGCTGCGCTTCCGTGACCAGAAAAAGTACTCCGAGCGCATCAAGGCCGCGCAGAAGGCCACCGGCGAGCGCGACGCGCTGGTGGCGTTCGAGGGCACGCTGAAGGGCCACGCCATCGTCGCCAGTGCCTTCGACTTCGCCTTCATGGGCGGCTCGATGGGCTCGGTGGTCGGTGAACGCTTCGCCCTGGCCGCCGAACGCGCGCTCGCGATCGGCTCGCCGTTCGTGAACTTCTCGGCCAGCGGCGGCGCGCGCATGCAGGAAAGCCTGTATTCGCTGCTGCAGATGGCCAAGACCTCGGCCGCGCTGGGGCGCCTGCGCGCCGCGGGCCTGCCCTACATCTCGGTGATGACGCACCCGACCACCGGTGGCGTGTCGGCGTCGTTCGCCATGCTCGGCGACATCAACCTCGCCGAGCCCAAGGCGCTGATCGGCTTCGCCGGCCCGCGCGTGATCGAACAGACCGTGCGCGAAACCCTGCCCGAAGGCTTCCAGCGCTCGGAGTTCCTGCTCGAGCACGGTGCGATCGACCAGATCTGCGACCGCCGCGAACTGCGCGACCGGATCGCCGCGCTGGTCGCGTTGATGATGCGATACCCGCAGGCGGCAGACGAGGACACCCGGACGGCATGA
- the trpA gene encoding tryptophan synthase subunit alpha, whose translation MARIDARFAALRQAGRKALIPFITAGDPGLADTVPVMHALVAAGADVIEVGVPFSDPMADGPTIQRSSERALARGAGMAWVLDQVRAFRARDTTTPVVLMGYLNPVEVRGPEAFAAAASAAGVDGMLLVDLPPEEAADVRAGFAVHGVALVLLASPTTAPARVELLCAQAQGYLYYVSFAGVTGDSARLDADAASRQLRAIRAGSTVPVVVGFGIHDADSAVAMGRDADGVVVGSALVKAMASAGEGHGAEAAAAFLAPLRQALDAAGGSGALR comes from the coding sequence ATCGCGCGCATCGACGCGCGCTTCGCCGCGCTGCGCCAGGCGGGCCGCAAGGCGCTGATCCCGTTCATCACCGCCGGCGATCCGGGTTTGGCCGATACCGTGCCGGTGATGCACGCGCTGGTGGCGGCGGGCGCGGACGTGATCGAGGTCGGCGTGCCGTTCTCGGACCCGATGGCCGACGGTCCCACCATCCAGCGCAGCTCCGAGCGCGCGCTCGCGCGTGGCGCGGGCATGGCCTGGGTGCTGGACCAGGTGCGCGCGTTCCGTGCGCGCGACACGACCACGCCGGTGGTGCTGATGGGTTACCTCAACCCGGTCGAGGTCCGTGGCCCCGAGGCCTTCGCCGCCGCCGCGAGTGCCGCGGGCGTCGACGGCATGCTGCTCGTCGACCTGCCGCCCGAAGAGGCCGCCGACGTCCGCGCCGGTTTTGCCGTGCACGGCGTGGCGCTGGTGCTGCTGGCCTCGCCAACCACCGCGCCGGCGCGCGTCGAGCTGCTCTGCGCACAGGCGCAGGGCTACCTGTATTACGTCAGTTTCGCGGGGGTGACCGGCGATTCGGCGCGCCTGGATGCCGACGCCGCGTCGCGCCAGCTTCGCGCCATCCGCGCCGGCAGTACGGTGCCGGTGGTGGTGGGGTTCGGCATCCACGACGCCGACAGCGCCGTGGCCATGGGCCGCGATGCCGACGGCGTGGTGGTCGGCAGCGCCCTGGTCAAGGCCATGGCCTCCGCGGGCGAGGGGCATGGCGCCGAAGCGGCGGCCGCGTTCCTGGCGCCGCTGCGCCAGGCGCTCGACGCCGCGGGCGGCTCCGGGGCGCTGCGCTAG
- the trpB gene encoding tryptophan synthase subunit beta has protein sequence MTRMPDDFHAFPDAQGHFGRYGGRFVAETLVGPLEELAAAYDAARVDPAFIAAFEDDLRNYVGRPSPIYEATRLSRHVGGARILLKREDLNHTGAHKINNTIGQALLASRMGKTRIIAETGAGQHGVASATVAARLGLECVVYMGATDIERQKINVYRMKLLGASVVPVTSGSATLKDALNEAMRDWVTNVAGTFYIIGTVAGPDPYPRMVRDFNAVVGREARAQMLDAHGRLPDAITACVGGGSNAIGIFHAFLNDRAVRLVGAEAAGDGIETGRHAASIAAGRPGVLHGNRTYLLCDDDGQVIETHSISAGLDYPGVGPEHAFLADNGRAEYVGVTDDEALEAFHLLARTEGILAALESSHAIAQAMKLARTMPRDAIVLCNLSGRGDKDVHTIAAREGVEV, from the coding sequence ATGACCCGCATGCCCGATGATTTCCACGCCTTCCCTGACGCGCAGGGCCACTTCGGGCGCTACGGCGGCCGCTTCGTCGCCGAAACCCTGGTCGGGCCGCTCGAGGAGCTGGCCGCGGCCTACGATGCCGCCCGCGTCGACCCGGCGTTCATTGCCGCGTTCGAGGACGACCTGCGCAACTACGTCGGCCGGCCGAGTCCGATCTACGAGGCCACGCGTCTGTCGCGCCACGTCGGCGGCGCGCGCATCCTGCTCAAGCGCGAGGACCTGAACCACACCGGCGCGCACAAGATCAACAACACCATCGGCCAGGCGCTGCTTGCCAGCCGCATGGGCAAGACCCGGATCATCGCCGAGACCGGTGCCGGCCAGCACGGCGTTGCGTCCGCCACCGTGGCCGCGCGACTGGGCCTGGAGTGCGTGGTGTACATGGGCGCCACCGACATCGAGCGGCAGAAGATCAACGTCTACCGCATGAAGCTGCTCGGCGCCTCGGTGGTGCCGGTGACCAGCGGCTCGGCGACGCTCAAGGATGCGCTCAACGAGGCGATGCGCGACTGGGTGACCAACGTGGCCGGCACCTTCTACATCATCGGCACCGTGGCCGGCCCCGATCCCTATCCGCGCATGGTCCGTGATTTCAACGCCGTGGTCGGCCGCGAGGCGCGCGCGCAGATGCTTGATGCACACGGTCGCCTGCCGGATGCCATCACCGCCTGCGTCGGCGGCGGCAGCAATGCCATCGGCATCTTTCATGCCTTCCTCAACGACCGCGCGGTGCGCCTGGTCGGTGCGGAGGCGGCGGGCGACGGCATCGAGACCGGCCGCCATGCCGCATCGATCGCCGCCGGCCGCCCGGGCGTGCTGCACGGCAACCGCACCTACCTGCTGTGCGACGACGACGGCCAGGTGATCGAGACGCACTCCATCTCCGCCGGGCTGGACTATCCGGGCGTCGGTCCGGAACACGCCTTCCTCGCCGACAATGGCCGCGCCGAGTATGTCGGCGTGACCGACGACGAGGCGCTGGAAGCGTTCCACCTGCTGGCGCGCACCGAAGGCATCCTGGCCGCGCTGGAATCGAGCCATGCGATCGCCCAGGCGATGAAGCTCGCACGCACGATGCCCAGGGACGCGATCGTGCTGTGCAACCTGTCGGGTCGTGGCGACAAGGATGTGCACACCATCGCCGCGCGCGAAGGAGTGGAGGTTTGA
- a CDS encoding phosphoribosylanthranilate isomerase, translating to MSRTLYRTRIKFCGLTRAGDVRLASELGVDAIGFVFAHGSPRLLHHAEARALRQALAPLVDAVAVFRDNPADEVREIVKQVRPSLLQFHGDEDDAFCRGFGVPYIKAVPMGGGATVDPRAIEGGHPAAVAFLFDSHGGGQTGGSGRVFDWARLPRIGKPALVSGGLHAGNVFDAILATLPWGVDASSGIESEAGIKDGERMRAFVEEVRRADCHVDPDTDAVAREAAR from the coding sequence ATGTCACGCACCCTGTACCGCACCCGCATCAAGTTCTGTGGCCTGACCCGCGCCGGCGATGTCCGCCTGGCAAGCGAGCTGGGCGTCGACGCCATCGGCTTCGTGTTCGCACACGGCAGCCCGCGCCTGCTGCACCATGCCGAGGCCCGCGCGCTGCGCCAGGCCCTGGCGCCACTGGTGGACGCGGTCGCGGTGTTCCGCGACAACCCCGCAGACGAGGTGCGCGAAATCGTCAAGCAGGTGCGGCCCAGCCTGCTGCAGTTCCATGGCGACGAAGATGACGCGTTCTGCCGCGGCTTCGGCGTGCCCTACATCAAGGCCGTACCGATGGGCGGCGGCGCCACGGTCGACCCGCGCGCCATCGAGGGCGGGCACCCGGCCGCGGTGGCGTTCCTGTTCGACAGCCACGGCGGCGGGCAGACCGGCGGCAGCGGTCGCGTGTTCGACTGGGCGCGGCTGCCGCGCATCGGCAAGCCGGCGCTGGTGTCGGGCGGGCTGCATGCGGGCAACGTCTTCGATGCCATCCTGGCCACCTTGCCATGGGGCGTGGATGCCAGCAGCGGCATCGAATCGGAAGCCGGTATCAAGGACGGCGAGCGCATGCGCGCCTTTGTCGAGGAAGTGCGCCGCGCCGACTGCCACGTGGACCCCGACACCGATGCCGTCGCACGGGAGGCCGCGCGATGA
- the truA gene encoding tRNA pseudouridine(38-40) synthase TruA yields the protein MRYALGIEYDGSGFSGWQRLTRDGVESTPTLQGALEKALSRVADAPVSTVCAGRTDAGVHAQCQVVHFDSGAVRDPRNWVLGTSALLPPAMCVRWCQPVAGDFSARFSARARHYRYSILNRAVRPALGRQYLSWVRRPLDADAMHRAAQALVGEFDFSAFRTVHCQAPHARRDLQAIDVRRAGEQVVVEVRANAFLHHMVRNIVGSLLEVGCGARPEGWIAELLAGGDRSVAGATAPPDGLLFLGPLYPAECGLPAEVTLHPTPGAHAVPLY from the coding sequence ATGCGCTACGCCCTGGGCATCGAATACGACGGCAGCGGGTTTTCCGGCTGGCAGCGCCTGACGCGCGACGGGGTGGAAAGCACCCCGACCCTGCAGGGCGCGCTGGAAAAGGCCCTCTCGCGCGTCGCCGACGCGCCGGTCTCCACCGTGTGCGCCGGGCGCACCGATGCCGGCGTGCACGCGCAGTGCCAGGTGGTGCATTTCGACAGTGGGGCCGTGCGCGATCCGCGCAACTGGGTGCTGGGCACCAGCGCGCTGCTGCCGCCGGCGATGTGCGTGCGCTGGTGCCAGCCGGTGGCTGGCGACTTCAGCGCGCGCTTCTCGGCGCGCGCGCGACACTACCGCTACAGCATCCTCAACCGCGCCGTGCGCCCGGCGTTGGGGCGCCAGTACCTGTCCTGGGTGCGACGCCCGCTGGACGCCGACGCCATGCACCGCGCCGCGCAGGCCCTGGTCGGCGAGTTCGACTTTTCCGCGTTCCGCACCGTGCACTGCCAGGCCCCGCACGCGCGCCGCGACCTGCAGGCGATCGATGTCCGCCGCGCCGGCGAGCAGGTGGTGGTGGAAGTGCGCGCCAACGCGTTCCTGCATCATATGGTGCGCAACATCGTCGGCTCGCTGCTCGAGGTCGGTTGCGGCGCCCGCCCGGAGGGCTGGATCGCCGAACTGCTGGCCGGTGGCGACCGCAGCGTCGCCGGCGCCACCGCGCCGCCCGATGGCCTGTTGTTCCTCGGCCCGCTGTACCCCGCCGAGTGCGGCCTGCCGGCCGAAGTCACGCTTCACCCCACCCCGGGGGCGCATGCTGTGCCCCTGTATTGA
- a CDS encoding FimV/HubP family polar landmark protein, with protein sequence MTTKQRTRGPIAWAAALGLVLALVAGQVLALGLGRIEVKSQRDQPLLAEIQVISSDPAELDRLQARLASPDTFARIGLEPPRGIVSDLQFAVALDARGNPVIRVTSRAPVTESLLTFLVEVDWGQGRLVREYSALVDAPSTVSAPAQPVIQAPRAAPTDAIVRPAEVPVATQEIAEPEAIAATPAPAAAPAPVRPAPAAVEASPGEYGPVKAGDTLGVIAGSLVGDGVSREQAIVALFRANPAAFIGGNLNLVRQGAVLRMPSRDEVAGQDMAEARAVLREQVAQWRDTRRPTPQPAAAATDAAPVAAQAPGEGPDASATRAAAAQAPGARLEIVPPSAPGGRQAGVRSGIQAGGEGEMLRQELQQEVLQGREALAARESEVAELKARVADLERLQAQQQQLISLKDSELAAAQDRLAGSNADAGTGTAASAAVDGAAPAQPRQDGGMPWAWIGLGLLAAAVIAWLLARRRPAPAKRPRFVTAAALAVSDSAEAPAEGAAAPVVPEYGAGRGGEGANEASAPVGAPTWHAGGPALPQHAVDAPGAAVAEPAEGGVERLELARAYLDLGDVDTARGLLHEVANGGESAQRAEALRLLDGIA encoded by the coding sequence GTGACCACGAAGCAGCGAACTAGAGGCCCGATCGCCTGGGCGGCCGCATTGGGGCTGGTGCTGGCACTGGTCGCCGGCCAGGTGCTGGCGCTCGGGCTGGGCCGCATCGAGGTCAAGTCGCAGCGCGACCAGCCCTTGCTGGCCGAGATCCAGGTCATCTCCAGCGATCCGGCCGAACTCGACCGCCTGCAGGCGCGACTCGCTTCGCCCGACACATTTGCCCGCATCGGGCTCGAGCCGCCGCGCGGAATCGTGTCCGACCTGCAGTTCGCGGTCGCGCTCGACGCCCGTGGCAATCCGGTCATCCGCGTCACCAGCCGCGCCCCGGTGACCGAGTCGCTGCTGACCTTCCTGGTCGAGGTCGACTGGGGGCAGGGCAGGCTGGTGCGCGAATACTCGGCGCTGGTGGATGCCCCGAGCACGGTCTCCGCGCCCGCGCAGCCGGTGATCCAGGCGCCGCGGGCCGCACCCACGGACGCCATCGTGCGTCCGGCCGAAGTGCCTGTCGCCACGCAGGAGATCGCCGAACCCGAGGCGATCGCCGCCACGCCGGCGCCCGCCGCGGCGCCGGCCCCGGTGCGCCCGGCACCGGCAGCCGTCGAGGCATCGCCCGGCGAGTACGGACCGGTGAAGGCCGGCGACACGCTTGGCGTGATCGCCGGTTCACTGGTCGGCGACGGCGTGAGCCGCGAACAGGCGATCGTCGCGCTGTTCCGCGCCAATCCGGCCGCCTTCATCGGCGGCAACCTCAACCTGGTCCGCCAGGGCGCGGTGCTGCGCATGCCGTCGCGCGACGAGGTCGCCGGGCAGGACATGGCCGAGGCGCGCGCGGTGCTGCGCGAGCAGGTGGCGCAATGGCGTGACACGCGCCGCCCGACACCACAGCCGGCCGCGGCCGCCACGGACGCCGCACCCGTCGCGGCGCAGGCCCCGGGCGAAGGCCCGGACGCGTCCGCGACCCGCGCCGCGGCCGCGCAGGCGCCGGGTGCCAGGCTTGAAATCGTGCCGCCGTCCGCTCCGGGCGGCCGGCAGGCAGGCGTACGATCCGGCATCCAGGCCGGTGGCGAGGGCGAGATGCTGCGACAGGAACTGCAACAGGAAGTGCTCCAGGGCCGGGAGGCGCTGGCCGCGCGCGAGTCCGAGGTGGCCGAACTCAAGGCCCGGGTCGCCGACCTCGAGCGCTTGCAGGCGCAGCAGCAGCAGCTGATCAGCCTGAAGGACAGCGAGCTCGCGGCGGCCCAGGACCGGCTTGCCGGCTCCAACGCCGACGCCGGCACCGGCACCGCCGCCAGCGCCGCGGTCGACGGCGCTGCGCCGGCCCAGCCGCGGCAGGATGGCGGGATGCCCTGGGCCTGGATCGGGCTCGGCCTGCTCGCGGCTGCGGTGATCGCCTGGCTGCTGGCCCGCCGCCGGCCCGCGCCGGCCAAGCGGCCCCGGTTTGTCACCGCCGCCGCGCTGGCGGTGTCCGACAGTGCCGAGGCACCCGCCGAGGGCGCAGCCGCACCGGTCGTGCCCGAGTACGGGGCCGGCCGCGGGGGCGAGGGCGCGAACGAAGCCTCCGCTCCGGTCGGAGCGCCGACGTGGCACGCCGGCGGTCCGGCGCTGCCGCAACATGCGGTGGATGCGCCGGGTGCCGCGGTCGCGGAACCGGCCGAGGGCGGCGTGGAACGGCTGGAGCTGGCCCGCGCCTATCTCGACCTCGGTGACGTGGACACCGCGCGCGGCCTGCTGCACGAAGTCGCCAACGGCGGCGAATCCGCGCAGCGCGCCGAAGCACTGCGCCTGCTGGACGGGATCGCCTGA
- a CDS encoding aspartate-semialdehyde dehydrogenase: MGRQYRVAVVGATGVVGEAMLALLAERAFPVGELVALASERSAGGTIDFGDNEVVIRDLAGFDPAGVDIALFAAGGAVSKEFAPRFAAAGAVVVDNSSAFRLDDDVPLVVAEVNPEAVKYRPRGIIANPNCSTMQMLVALAPIHRSVGIERINVATYQSVSGAGRGALEELGRQTAALLGFQEADPQRFPVQIAFNLIPHIDEFLDNGYTREEMKLVWETRKILGDASIQVNATAVRVPVFYGHSEALHIETRGHITVAEARALLEAAPGVVVVDERVAGGYPTPVTHASGRDGVFVGRIREDFSHPHGLDLWVVSDNIRKGAALNAVQIAELVVAEG; the protein is encoded by the coding sequence ATGGGCAGGCAGTACAGGGTGGCGGTGGTCGGTGCGACCGGCGTGGTGGGCGAGGCGATGCTGGCGCTGCTGGCCGAACGCGCGTTCCCCGTGGGCGAGCTGGTGGCGCTGGCCAGCGAACGCTCGGCCGGTGGGACGATCGATTTCGGCGACAACGAAGTGGTCATCCGCGATCTCGCGGGCTTCGATCCGGCGGGCGTGGACATCGCCCTGTTCGCCGCCGGCGGCGCGGTGTCGAAGGAATTCGCGCCGCGCTTCGCCGCGGCCGGCGCGGTGGTGGTCGACAACAGCTCGGCGTTCCGCCTGGACGACGACGTGCCGCTGGTGGTCGCCGAGGTCAATCCGGAAGCGGTGAAGTACCGCCCGCGCGGGATCATCGCCAACCCCAACTGCTCGACCATGCAGATGCTGGTGGCGTTGGCGCCGATCCATCGCAGCGTCGGCATCGAGCGCATCAACGTGGCGACCTACCAGTCGGTGTCGGGCGCGGGGCGCGGTGCACTCGAGGAACTCGGCCGGCAGACCGCCGCATTGCTCGGCTTCCAGGAAGCCGATCCGCAGCGTTTCCCGGTGCAGATCGCGTTCAACCTGATCCCGCATATCGACGAGTTCCTGGACAACGGTTACACCCGCGAGGAGATGAAACTGGTCTGGGAGACGCGCAAGATCCTCGGCGACGCCTCCATCCAGGTGAACGCGACCGCGGTGCGGGTGCCGGTCTTCTACGGCCATTCCGAGGCCCTGCACATCGAGACCCGCGGGCACATCACCGTCGCCGAGGCACGTGCACTGCTGGAGGCCGCCCCCGGCGTGGTGGTGGTGGACGAGCGCGTGGCGGGCGGCTATCCGACGCCGGTCACGCATGCGTCGGGCCGCGACGGCGTGTTTGTCGGCCGCATCCGCGAGGACTTCTCGCATCCCCACGGGCTGGACCTGTGGGTGGTGTCGGACAACATCCGCAAGGGCGCGGCGCTGAACGCCGTGCAGATCGCCGAACTGGTCGTGGCCGAAGGGTGA
- a CDS encoding D-glycerate dehydrogenase translates to MSEARPRVWVSQPLYGDIEARLDDWFDVSRTARVTDHAPGAIAAALADVDGALVTLNDRIGAAEVAGAPRLRAVANVGVGYNNLDIAALDARGIVATNTPDVLTETTADFGFALMMATARRITEAEHWLRAGNWQGWGFHELLGTGIHGSTLGILGMGRIGQGIARRARGFDMRVLYHNRNRLPDSVERDCAAAYVDRDTLLATSDHLVLVLPYSAANHHIIDAAALARMRPGATLTNIARGGLVDEDALADALAGGRLAAAGLDVFEGEPVVNPRLLGCRNVVLTPHIASATLATRRAMVSLAVDNLVAALGRGPHAGRPPTPIRPRPDAGRR, encoded by the coding sequence ATGTCTGAAGCCAGGCCGCGGGTGTGGGTGTCCCAGCCCCTGTACGGGGACATCGAGGCGCGGCTGGACGACTGGTTCGACGTCAGCCGCACGGCACGCGTCACCGACCATGCGCCGGGGGCGATCGCCGCCGCGCTGGCCGACGTCGATGGCGCCCTGGTCACGCTCAACGACCGCATCGGCGCGGCCGAGGTCGCCGGCGCACCGCGGCTGCGCGCCGTGGCCAATGTCGGCGTGGGCTACAACAACCTCGACATCGCGGCGCTGGACGCGCGCGGCATCGTCGCCACCAACACGCCGGACGTCCTTACCGAAACCACCGCCGACTTCGGGTTCGCGTTGATGATGGCCACGGCGCGACGGATCACCGAGGCGGAGCACTGGCTGCGCGCAGGCAACTGGCAGGGCTGGGGCTTCCACGAGCTGCTCGGCACCGGGATCCATGGCAGCACGCTGGGCATCCTCGGCATGGGCCGGATCGGCCAGGGCATCGCGCGGCGCGCCCGAGGTTTCGACATGCGCGTGCTCTACCACAACCGCAACCGGCTCCCGGACAGCGTCGAGCGTGACTGCGCCGCGGCGTATGTCGACCGCGATACGCTGTTGGCGACGTCGGACCACCTGGTCCTGGTGTTGCCGTACTCCGCCGCGAACCACCACATCATCGATGCCGCCGCGCTGGCGCGCATGCGGCCCGGCGCCACGCTGACCAACATCGCCCGCGGGGGCCTGGTCGACGAGGACGCGCTTGCGGACGCGCTCGCGGGTGGGCGGCTCGCCGCGGCAGGGCTGGACGTGTTCGAAGGCGAGCCCGTCGTCAATCCGCGCCTGCTGGGCTGCCGCAACGTGGTGCTGACCCCGCACATCGCCAGCGCCACGCTGGCCACGCGCCGCGCGATGGTTTCTCTGGCGGTGGACAACCTGGTGGCGGCCCTGGGCCGGGGACCGCACGCCGGCCGTCCGCCGACGCCGATCCGGCCCCGCCCCGACGCCGGCCGCCGCTGA